In Gemmata obscuriglobus, a single genomic region encodes these proteins:
- a CDS encoding WD40 repeat domain-containing protein, protein MSAGLLTVSAFVVTGSFCFLTAGEPFVAPPPRARSITLRLEKGESVVGLCFSADNRKLYAAVREKDNSASRVHVYDLATRERRYFGGHGSGGDILRLTWSDRDGRVLVWQREQVTKRDAGSGTVCMEVRADRGLRYERWNGTGDDLTGFTHRGGDFSGRFVPLGDSVLVVGPNSSKELTLRLVPFTNPKARVRDFDLPRTNEVPAPDGETLTLSPDGAAAAMCSSSADPESLSGVWVWNTRSGKRAHEFVYRTRADLASHTHPLAVGRGGTFIVSGTVFGPIHVFDTRCGKAAHLCEPKGRVQTLVCSPAADVFAAGTNKAVELWSLESGKKLAAWSRDDAGGYASAVTFSPDGSRLAWGSLREGVIQVTRLPGGE, encoded by the coding sequence ATGAGCGCCGGCTTGCTGACAGTGTCCGCGTTCGTTGTGACCGGGTCGTTCTGCTTCCTCACTGCGGGGGAACCGTTCGTTGCCCCGCCGCCGCGCGCCCGGTCAATCACGCTCCGGTTAGAGAAAGGAGAGTCGGTGGTCGGCCTGTGCTTTTCGGCGGACAACCGGAAGCTTTACGCAGCCGTCCGAGAGAAGGACAACAGCGCTTCGCGCGTTCACGTCTATGACCTGGCTACCAGAGAACGGCGATATTTCGGCGGCCACGGCAGCGGCGGGGACATCCTCCGGCTCACGTGGTCCGACCGCGACGGCCGGGTGTTGGTCTGGCAGCGGGAGCAGGTCACGAAGCGCGACGCCGGCTCCGGTACGGTCTGCATGGAAGTTCGGGCGGATCGGGGGCTGCGGTACGAGCGGTGGAATGGAACCGGGGACGACTTGACCGGTTTCACCCACCGCGGTGGGGACTTCTCGGGCCGGTTCGTTCCGCTCGGAGATTCGGTCCTCGTGGTGGGGCCGAACTCCTCTAAGGAGTTGACGCTCCGACTCGTTCCATTTACCAACCCCAAGGCGCGGGTCCGGGACTTCGATCTGCCCAGGACCAACGAGGTCCCGGCCCCGGACGGCGAGACACTCACACTGTCGCCGGACGGAGCAGCGGCGGCAATGTGTTCCAGTTCGGCCGACCCCGAGTCGCTCAGCGGCGTGTGGGTGTGGAACACGCGCAGTGGCAAGCGCGCACACGAGTTCGTCTACCGCACGCGCGCCGACCTCGCTTCACACACCCACCCACTCGCGGTGGGGCGCGGCGGGACGTTCATCGTGTCGGGCACGGTGTTCGGCCCGATTCACGTCTTCGACACCCGTTGCGGTAAGGCCGCCCATCTCTGTGAGCCGAAGGGGCGTGTCCAAACTCTGGTATGTTCGCCAGCGGCGGACGTGTTCGCCGCCGGGACCAACAAGGCGGTGGAGTTATGGAGCCTGGAAAGCGGGAAGAAGCTGGCGGCGTGGTCGCGCGACGACGCCGGCGGGTACGCCAGCGCGGTCACGTTCTCCCCCGACGGTTCGCGGCTCGCATGGGGATCGCTTCGTGAAGGGGTAATTCAGGTCACCCGGCTCCCCGGCGGGGAGTGA
- a CDS encoding serine/threonine-protein kinase: protein MSELDIFTGAVVLTDPAARAAFLDQACWANAALRARVESLLARHESADSFLEDSPADLLRDAPAAPTWRGGRKPAPDPATAPGAVIAGRYALVRLIGEGGMGAVYLAGQTEPVKRQVALKLIRAGADSRTVLARFDAERQALALMDHPNIARMYDGGLTPAGRPFFVMELVDGVPLTDYCDRHRLTVEARLALFVQVCQAVQHAHQKGIIHRDLKPSNVLVAEVDGRPTPKVIDFGVAKATERSLTDLSLSDAGAVVGTPAYMSPEQADPYSVDIDTRADVYALGVMLYELLTGSPPLGATGFDRGAFLEVLRLVREVEPPRPSTRLSTADALPSIAANRSTEPAKLAKLLRGELDWVVMKALEKDRARRYESANALAADVRRYLADEMVEARPPSRSYRLKKLVKRNKVQVLAAALIVFALVAGLAGTTVGLVEARRQAEAAESERTKAVAAATAERRAKEEADDRRRAAETNLGYARKANDILGEVFTGLDPGANYATVAEFRAALRANLGNVAAALNAADIGDPLASAGLHERLGLSLLAVGDAASARPRFEKAVALRTERLGADHPDTLKAASNLAFARKATNGPVAALPLFEDLLARRTLTLGADHPDTVTARNNLGVACQEVGQTARAAELFEAVYAQRVAALGAGHADTLATLNNLATAHATLGAYDRAVALHRKAHEASKAIRGADHVETLKLLSNLGSTLQLAGRTEEAVRVNEQVLPVRRKVIGSDHPDTLTTMANLGYGYHLQKKYDLALPLLEEALRGREAVLGKDHRDTLSGVNNLALAYSGNGQADKAVPLFERAAERMTATLGADHPDTLAAQANLASAYRQTGRVEKAIPLLERGLERQGAALGKDHPSVLTTMTGLANAYKVAGRHDKAIPLYQSALERRKAAQGDSHPDTVASIGNLGAGYAAAGRHAEAVATLEQFVAAQRKQLPPARLAALLTLVGPELGRCGRPDLHEAYLREAVATYETSEPGGWRAAGARAQLGGLLLAQKKYADAEPLLVKGYEGLKAKENEIPRASAARLPETLDRLIELFTATKKPDDVEKWRRERAKYAVPKPSATSPKEEK, encoded by the coding sequence GTGAGCGAGCTGGACATTTTCACCGGGGCCGTGGTCCTCACCGACCCGGCGGCACGCGCCGCCTTCCTGGACCAGGCGTGCTGGGCGAACGCCGCGTTACGGGCGCGCGTTGAGTCGCTCCTGGCCCGCCACGAGTCTGCCGATTCGTTCCTGGAGGACAGCCCGGCGGACCTGCTGCGCGACGCCCCCGCCGCGCCGACTTGGAGGGGCGGCCGGAAGCCCGCGCCGGACCCGGCGACCGCCCCCGGCGCGGTGATCGCCGGCCGGTACGCGCTCGTGCGGTTGATCGGCGAGGGGGGCATGGGCGCGGTGTACCTGGCCGGCCAGACGGAGCCCGTGAAGCGGCAGGTGGCGCTGAAGCTGATCCGCGCGGGGGCGGATTCGCGGACGGTGCTGGCCCGGTTCGACGCCGAGCGGCAGGCGCTGGCCCTGATGGACCACCCGAACATCGCCCGCATGTACGACGGGGGCCTCACCCCGGCCGGCCGCCCGTTCTTCGTCATGGAACTGGTGGACGGCGTGCCGCTGACCGACTACTGCGACCGCCACCGGCTGACCGTCGAGGCGCGGCTGGCGCTGTTCGTGCAGGTGTGCCAGGCGGTCCAGCACGCGCACCAGAAGGGGATCATCCACCGCGACCTGAAGCCGTCCAACGTGCTGGTCGCCGAAGTGGACGGCCGACCGACCCCGAAGGTCATCGACTTCGGCGTGGCCAAGGCGACGGAGCGGAGTCTGACGGACCTGAGCCTGTCGGACGCGGGTGCGGTGGTCGGCACCCCGGCGTACATGTCCCCGGAGCAGGCCGACCCGTACTCGGTGGACATCGACACCCGCGCGGACGTGTACGCGCTGGGGGTGATGCTGTACGAACTGCTCACCGGGTCGCCGCCCCTCGGCGCGACCGGATTCGACCGGGGCGCATTTTTAGAGGTGCTGCGGCTGGTGCGGGAAGTCGAGCCGCCGCGGCCGAGCACCCGGCTGAGCACCGCCGACGCCCTGCCGAGCATCGCCGCCAACCGGAGCACCGAGCCGGCCAAGCTGGCGAAGCTGCTCCGGGGGGAACTCGACTGGGTGGTGATGAAGGCGCTGGAGAAGGACCGCGCCCGCCGCTACGAGTCGGCGAACGCGCTCGCCGCCGATGTCCGGCGGTATCTGGCCGACGAGATGGTGGAGGCCCGGCCGCCGAGCCGGAGCTACCGATTGAAGAAGTTGGTCAAGCGGAACAAGGTGCAAGTGCTGGCCGCGGCCCTGATCGTGTTCGCACTGGTCGCCGGGCTCGCCGGGACCACCGTGGGTCTCGTCGAAGCCCGGCGGCAGGCGGAGGCAGCGGAAAGCGAGCGGACGAAGGCGGTCGCGGCGGCTACCGCCGAGCGGCGGGCGAAGGAGGAGGCCGACGACCGGCGGCGGGCGGCCGAAACCAACCTGGGGTACGCCCGCAAGGCGAACGACATTTTGGGCGAGGTGTTCACCGGCCTCGACCCGGGCGCCAACTACGCCACCGTCGCCGAGTTCCGCGCCGCGCTGCGGGCGAACCTGGGCAACGTCGCCGCCGCCCTGAACGCGGCCGACATCGGCGACCCGCTGGCATCCGCAGGGCTTCACGAGAGGCTCGGGCTCTCGCTGCTCGCGGTCGGCGACGCCGCGTCCGCCCGCCCGCGGTTCGAGAAGGCCGTTGCCCTCCGCACCGAGCGCCTCGGCGCGGACCACCCGGACACCTTGAAAGCCGCGAGCAACCTCGCCTTCGCGCGGAAGGCGACGAACGGTCCGGTGGCCGCCCTGCCGCTGTTCGAAGACCTCCTCGCACGGCGGACGCTCACCCTGGGCGCGGACCACCCGGACACGGTAACGGCCCGAAACAACCTCGGCGTCGCTTGCCAGGAGGTGGGGCAAACCGCCCGCGCGGCCGAGCTGTTCGAAGCCGTTTACGCTCAGCGCGTGGCCGCGCTGGGCGCCGGCCACGCGGACACGCTCGCGACCTTGAATAACCTCGCCACCGCACACGCCACCCTCGGCGCGTACGACCGTGCCGTCGCCTTGCACCGTAAGGCCCACGAAGCGTCGAAGGCGATCCGGGGGGCGGATCACGTCGAAACCCTGAAGCTGCTGAGCAACCTCGGGAGCACCCTCCAGCTCGCCGGCCGCACGGAGGAAGCGGTGCGGGTGAACGAGCAGGTGCTGCCCGTCCGGCGGAAGGTGATTGGCTCTGACCACCCCGACACTCTGACGACGATGGCCAACCTGGGGTACGGGTATCACCTCCAGAAGAAGTACGACCTGGCCCTGCCGCTGCTGGAGGAGGCGCTCCGCGGGCGGGAGGCGGTCCTCGGCAAGGACCACCGCGACACGCTGTCCGGGGTCAACAACTTGGCCCTGGCGTACAGCGGGAACGGGCAAGCGGATAAGGCGGTGCCGCTGTTCGAGCGGGCGGCCGAGCGGATGACCGCCACCCTCGGCGCGGACCACCCGGACACCCTCGCCGCCCAGGCCAACCTGGCGTCCGCCTACCGGCAGACCGGCCGCGTCGAGAAGGCCATCCCGCTGCTCGAACGGGGCCTGGAGCGCCAGGGGGCGGCCCTGGGCAAGGACCACCCTTCGGTACTCACCACGATGACCGGTCTGGCCAACGCCTACAAGGTGGCGGGCCGGCACGACAAAGCCATCCCCCTGTATCAGAGCGCTCTCGAGCGGCGGAAGGCCGCACAGGGCGATTCACACCCGGACACCGTGGCCAGCATCGGCAACCTCGGCGCGGGCTACGCCGCGGCCGGCCGGCACGCGGAAGCGGTCGCCACGCTCGAGCAGTTCGTGGCGGCCCAGCGGAAACAGCTCCCGCCCGCCCGGCTCGCCGCCCTGCTCACCCTGGTGGGGCCGGAACTGGGCCGGTGCGGCCGGCCCGACCTGCACGAGGCCTATTTGCGCGAGGCCGTCGCCACCTACGAGACGAGCGAGCCGGGCGGCTGGCGCGCCGCCGGGGCGCGCGCTCAGCTTGGCGGGCTGCTTCTTGCCCAAAAGAAATACGCCGACGCCGAGCCGCTGCTGGTGAAGGGGTACGAAGGGCTGAAGGCCAAGGAGAACGAGATCCCGCGGGCGTCCGCCGCCCGCCTCCCCGAAACACTCGACCGGTTGATCGAACTGTTTACCGCGACCAAGAAGCCGGACGACGTGGAGAAGTGGCGCCGCGAGCGGGCGAAGTACGCGGTGCCGAAACCGTCGGCCACGTCTCCCAAGGAAGAGAAGTGA
- a CDS encoding ECF-type sigma factor → MPVFTELLAAANGGNARAVEDLFCLVYDDLKRLAARALANETVGHTLQPTALVHEAYLRLLGDRPVGAGALDLPGDSRGRFFTAASTAMRRILIESARRKKRAKRGGGRQRVPLDPDQIAEPERADELIALDEALTALTAAEPKVGELVQLRYFGGLTLKEAAAVLGIAPRTADAYWAYARAWLLTEMADTDAPVP, encoded by the coding sequence ATGCCCGTGTTCACCGAACTGCTCGCGGCCGCGAACGGCGGCAACGCCCGAGCGGTCGAGGACCTGTTCTGCCTCGTCTACGACGACCTGAAGCGGCTCGCCGCCCGCGCCCTCGCCAACGAGACCGTCGGGCACACGCTGCAACCCACCGCCCTGGTCCACGAGGCGTACCTCCGGCTGCTCGGCGACCGGCCGGTCGGGGCCGGGGCGCTCGACCTGCCGGGGGACAGCCGCGGGCGCTTCTTCACGGCCGCGTCCACGGCCATGCGACGAATCCTGATCGAGTCGGCCCGCCGGAAGAAGCGGGCGAAGCGCGGGGGCGGGCGCCAGCGGGTGCCGCTCGACCCGGACCAGATCGCCGAGCCGGAACGGGCCGACGAGCTGATCGCCCTCGACGAGGCGCTGACGGCCCTGACCGCGGCCGAGCCGAAGGTGGGGGAGCTGGTGCAACTACGGTACTTCGGCGGGCTGACGCTGAAGGAGGCCGCCGCCGTCCTCGGCATCGCGCCGCGAACGGCCGACGCCTACTGGGCGTACGCCCGCGCCTGGCTGCTGACCGAGATGGCCGACACGGACGCTCCGGTACCGTGA